One Acidobacteriota bacterium genomic window carries:
- the sufB gene encoding Fe-S cluster assembly protein SufB: MNKKIFEIGKKFIDIPNPEEYSYRAKKGLSREIIEEISYIKNEPDWMREKRLRAYEIFIKKPMPNFGPDLSGLNFDDITFYIRPGEIKARSWEDVPENIRRTYEKLGIPEAERKFLAGVVAQYESEAVYESLRTHLENKGVIFCDMDTAVKNYPEIVKEYFMTKCVPDTDNKFAALHGAVWSGGSFVYVPEGVNVPFPLQSYFRMNAAQSGQFEHTLIIAEKGSYVHYIEGCTAPFYSLSSLHSAVVEIFVKEDARARYTTIQNWSRDVYNLNTKRAIVGKDGIIEWVGGSLGSGITMLYPGSVLVGRGAKAEHLNIAFAGEGQRKDTGAKVIHLAPRTSSVVVSKSISKDGGVSTYRGLVKIVEGAENSKCSVSCQGLILDEKSKADTIPILEIHTDNVEVVHEATAGKISEEKIFYLMSRGLSEAEATALVVRGFIEPVARELPMEYAVELNRLIQLEMEGAVG, from the coding sequence ATGAATAAAAAAATATTTGAGATAGGGAAAAAATTTATTGATATACCAAATCCTGAAGAATATTCTTACAGGGCAAAAAAAGGCTTATCCAGAGAGATAATAGAGGAAATCTCATATATAAAAAATGAACCAGATTGGATGAGAGAAAAGAGATTGAGAGCTTATGAGATATTCATAAAAAAGCCAATGCCAAATTTTGGCCCTGATTTATCAGGTCTTAATTTTGATGATATTACTTTTTACATAAGACCAGGTGAAATAAAAGCGAGGAGCTGGGAGGATGTTCCTGAGAACATAAGGAGAACCTATGAAAAACTTGGAATTCCTGAAGCTGAGAGGAAGTTTTTAGCAGGAGTTGTAGCTCAATATGAATCAGAAGCAGTTTATGAAAGCTTGAGAACTCATTTAGAAAATAAAGGGGTAATTTTTTGCGACATGGATACTGCAGTGAAAAATTATCCTGAAATTGTAAAAGAATATTTTATGACAAAATGTGTTCCAGATACAGATAATAAATTTGCCGCCCTTCATGGAGCAGTATGGAGTGGAGGGAGTTTTGTGTATGTTCCAGAAGGAGTTAATGTTCCTTTTCCTCTTCAGAGTTATTTCAGGATGAATGCTGCCCAGAGTGGTCAGTTTGAGCATACCTTGATTATTGCTGAAAAAGGAAGCTATGTCCATTATATAGAGGGATGCACAGCACCTTTTTACAGTCTTTCATCTCTCCATTCAGCAGTTGTTGAAATATTTGTAAAGGAGGATGCAAGAGCAAGATATACAACGATTCAGAACTGGAGCAGGGATGTTTATAATCTGAACACAAAAAGAGCAATTGTTGGAAAAGATGGGATTATTGAATGGGTGGGTGGCTCTCTGGGAAGTGGTATTACAATGCTATACCCCGGATCAGTTCTTGTTGGCAGAGGAGCAAAAGCAGAGCATCTTAATATTGCATTTGCTGGAGAAGGCCAGAGAAAAGATACAGGGGCAAAAGTTATTCATTTAGCCCCCCGCACAAGTTCTGTGGTTGTTTCCAAGAGTATAAGTAAAGATGGAGGCGTTTCCACATACAGAGGGCTTGTTAAAATTGTTGAGGGAGCTGAGAATTCAAAATGTAGTGTAAGCTGTCAGGGGCTTATCCTTGATGAAAAGTCAAAAGCAGACACAATTCCAATCCTCGAAATTCACACCGATAATGTTGAAGTTGTTCATGAAGCAACAGCTGGAAAAATAAGCGAGGAAAAGATTTTTTATCTTATGAGTCGGGGGCTTTCGGAAGCAGAGGCCACAGCTTTAGTAGTGAGAGGATTCATCGAACCTGTGGCAAGAGAGCTACCTATGGAATATGCAGTGGAATTGAACAGACTTATCCAGCTTGAAATGGAAGGAGCTGTTGGTTGA
- the sufC gene encoding Fe-S cluster assembly ATPase SufC, translating to MNGNLLRIENLKIEVEGKEILKGINLSINKGEIHALMGPNGTGKSTLAFTLMGHPRYEIKEGSIFYLNEDLTKLNTSQRAKKGIFMAFQYPEEIPGVSLESFLRNTYNSKNGKEISFLEFRKILKEKMKFLEMDDVFLKRYVNEGFSGGEKKRNEILQMAVFEPTLAILDETDSGLDIDSLKIVSMGINKLMNPELGILIITHYQRILNFIKPDFVHILMDGKIVKSGREELSKMLEEKGYDWVRKELNSQRL from the coding sequence ATGAACGGAAATTTATTAAGAATTGAAAATTTAAAAATTGAAGTCGAAGGGAAAGAAATCTTAAAAGGTATAAATCTTTCGATTAATAAAGGAGAGATTCATGCCTTGATGGGCCCAAATGGCACAGGAAAGAGCACCCTTGCATTCACTCTTATGGGTCATCCAAGGTATGAAATTAAAGAGGGTAGTATATTTTATTTGAATGAGGATTTAACAAAGTTGAATACTTCTCAGAGAGCAAAAAAAGGCATCTTTATGGCATTTCAATATCCTGAAGAAATTCCCGGGGTTTCTTTGGAGAGCTTTCTAAGAAATACATACAATTCAAAGAATGGAAAAGAAATCTCTTTTCTTGAATTTAGAAAAATCCTGAAAGAAAAGATGAAGTTTCTTGAAATGGATGATGTTTTTTTGAAAAGATATGTAAATGAAGGTTTTTCAGGGGGGGAGAAGAAACGAAACGAAATATTGCAAATGGCAGTTTTTGAACCGACCCTTGCAATTCTCGATGAGACAGACTCAGGGCTTGATATCGATTCATTAAAAATAGTATCGATGGGAATTAACAAATTGATGAATCCAGAGCTTGGCATTTTGATAATCACTCACTATCAGAGAATCTTGAATTTCATTAAGCCTGATTTTGTTCATATATTAATGGATGGAAAAATAGTAAAATCAGGAAGGGAAGAACTTTCTAAAATGCTTGAAGAGAAAGGATATGATTGGGTGAGAAAAGAACTGAATAGTCAAAGATTATAA
- a CDS encoding metalloregulator ArsR/SmtB family transcription factor: MKEIVDALKALADEQRLRIINVLMDNELCVCEIRGSLRISQPLISHHLSILRNAGVLSTKKRGQWVYYFVDKKNIKKIQKLILLSLKEMKNQKPFSDDEERLKKCLIGAISRKCKKNGEARICPNENMKREAKQWK; the protein is encoded by the coding sequence ATGAAAGAAATAGTGGATGCCTTAAAAGCTTTAGCAGATGAGCAAAGGCTAAGAATAATAAATGTGCTCATGGATAATGAATTGTGTGTATGTGAAATTCGAGGGTCTTTGCGAATTTCACAACCTCTAATTTCTCATCACCTTTCGATTTTGAGAAATGCAGGGGTTTTATCAACAAAGAAGAGAGGACAGTGGGTTTATTATTTTGTTGATAAAAAGAACATAAAAAAAATTCAAAAGTTAATTCTTTTATCTTTAAAAGAGATGAAAAACCAAAAGCCATTTTCAGACGATGAGGAGAGGTTAAAAAAATGTTTAATCGGAGCTATTTCTCGCAAATGTAAAAAAAATGGAGAGGCAAGAATATGTCCAAACGAAAACATGAAAAGGGAGGCTAAACAATGGAAATGA
- a CDS encoding TonB-dependent receptor, with protein sequence MRKIYFIFLLFLLFICSIYAKETGEISGKIVDEEGNPLPGVVVTAKSPKLQGQRDTITEQDGSFTFPLLPVGTYTLIYELPGFATIVQDNVIVQLGMVTSLKIVMRPAKIEEKVLVVAETPLIDKTSTDTSYRISSEDLAIIPSQARTVPDVVKFTPGVTGVRSNTRRGTAEVGLPSFRGEGEEGNNWLVDGLSMRGVRLNNAGIRVNYDAIDEIQIISDPFSPDLASTFGGIVNAVTKTGGNDFHGELVLLLRDKKLQASRETQLSIASEPERFSRYNWYLNFGGPIVKDRLWFFFSNNIFIDQDVTKENYIDYLYISKGSQSLKTNNFFGKLSWALTNNHNISFSSAYNRPFKQRGGIGRPELYKIDFFTDYMYRFNYKGIISSNTFVEASLGQVKIESLIRPKDDDLGPALYFIEDVAQNVNNSLGKVIDNERRADLTLRLTHYLNTRGLGEHEVGLGFEYYRVSSEFRVDFSGKDEDPFPENGFDSGTKYYFDTWRNNRGTPTFLWEYGPFNFVNSIRGIGLYFKDKITWDRFTLMLGFRSATQINYNDKGKELWKWDLRDFLSPRASLAIDLARDGKNILKLGWGKFSDVTTTMHLGFFNPQAPIQFRRYGWIGPLNPDRNQLHNPMNWKFINEEHQGPFEISGNLKPNFLTKYLVEFDRKLGANWALKTRFVRSQAKDLLELLGVFDPSPPYYKFIFDNFEYKRRDYKGFEIEVNGKIREKFVLNASYSYASAKGTNPGQVETGSWSQEEGSTYYVGLFGNHIFVPDLPELRELKKLFDWGLGGLGGREIGDEGWYGKLPYSVDHNVKMNIVYFAPFEIAFSTALEWISGYHWEKLGLVPFFGYYAFPEGRGSRETPSHLYVDVGVEKRLLLSDFFKIFPENLIFDVRLDVFNLLNSQKPISFVKEDTIVFGHVWARQEPRQARIAIKFKW encoded by the coding sequence ATGAGAAAGATTTATTTTATCTTTTTGCTCTTTCTTTTGTTTATTTGTTCAATATATGCAAAAGAAACTGGCGAGATCAGCGGTAAGATTGTAGATGAGGAAGGTAATCCTTTGCCAGGGGTAGTGGTTACAGCCAAAAGCCCTAAACTCCAGGGACAAAGAGATACTATTACCGAACAAGATGGTTCCTTTACATTCCCTCTCTTACCTGTTGGAACATACACTTTGATCTATGAACTTCCAGGGTTTGCTACAATTGTTCAAGACAATGTCATAGTTCAATTGGGAATGGTAACCTCCTTAAAGATAGTCATGAGACCAGCAAAAATTGAAGAAAAAGTCTTGGTTGTAGCTGAAACACCATTAATTGATAAAACCTCCACTGATACCAGTTATAGAATAAGTTCAGAAGATTTAGCAATTATTCCTTCCCAGGCTAGAACTGTACCAGATGTGGTTAAATTTACTCCAGGAGTAACTGGAGTAAGATCAAATACTCGACGGGGAACAGCTGAAGTAGGATTGCCAAGTTTTAGAGGGGAGGGTGAGGAAGGCAACAATTGGTTAGTAGATGGTCTTTCTATGAGAGGTGTTAGACTAAACAATGCTGGGATACGAGTTAACTATGATGCTATTGATGAAATTCAGATTATTTCCGATCCTTTCAGCCCTGATCTGGCTTCCACCTTTGGAGGGATAGTAAATGCTGTCACAAAAACAGGAGGTAATGATTTTCATGGTGAACTGGTACTCCTTCTTAGAGATAAAAAATTGCAAGCTTCGAGAGAGACGCAATTATCTATTGCCTCTGAACCGGAGAGATTTTCAAGATATAATTGGTATTTGAATTTTGGTGGACCAATTGTCAAAGATAGATTATGGTTCTTTTTTTCCAACAACATTTTTATTGATCAGGATGTTACTAAGGAGAATTATATTGACTATCTATACATTTCTAAGGGAAGTCAGAGTCTAAAAACCAATAATTTCTTCGGAAAATTATCTTGGGCTTTAACAAATAATCATAACATTTCCTTCAGCAGTGCATATAACAGACCATTTAAACAAAGGGGAGGTATTGGTAGACCCGAGCTCTATAAAATAGATTTCTTTACTGATTATATGTACCGTTTTAATTATAAAGGAATTATTTCTTCTAACACGTTTGTAGAAGCCTCTCTGGGACAGGTAAAGATTGAGTCGTTAATCAGACCTAAGGATGATGATTTGGGTCCGGCCTTATATTTCATTGAAGATGTAGCCCAGAATGTTAACAATTCCTTGGGAAAAGTAATAGATAATGAGCGAAGAGCCGATCTCACTCTTAGACTTACCCATTATCTTAATACAAGAGGTCTTGGAGAGCATGAAGTTGGATTGGGATTTGAATATTATAGGGTTTCTTCTGAGTTTAGAGTGGATTTCTCAGGTAAAGATGAAGATCCTTTTCCAGAAAATGGATTTGATAGCGGGACTAAATATTATTTTGACACCTGGAGAAATAATAGGGGGACTCCCACATTCTTATGGGAATACGGGCCTTTTAATTTTGTTAATTCAATTCGAGGGATAGGTTTATATTTTAAGGATAAAATAACCTGGGATCGATTTACCTTGATGCTGGGATTTAGAAGTGCTACTCAGATAAATTATAATGACAAAGGAAAAGAACTCTGGAAGTGGGATTTAAGAGATTTTCTTTCACCAAGGGCTTCCCTCGCAATAGATTTAGCCAGGGATGGGAAAAACATCCTAAAATTAGGCTGGGGAAAGTTCTCTGATGTAACAACTACTATGCATCTGGGATTTTTTAATCCTCAGGCACCTATTCAATTTAGAAGGTATGGATGGATAGGCCCTTTAAACCCTGATAGAAATCAATTGCACAATCCAATGAATTGGAAGTTTATCAATGAAGAGCATCAAGGTCCTTTTGAGATTTCCGGTAATTTAAAACCAAATTTTCTTACTAAATATTTAGTGGAATTTGATAGAAAACTGGGTGCAAATTGGGCCTTAAAAACTCGTTTTGTCCGGTCTCAGGCAAAGGATCTCCTGGAACTTCTTGGAGTATTCGATCCATCACCTCCCTATTATAAATTCATCTTTGATAACTTTGAGTATAAAAGAAGGGATTATAAAGGGTTTGAAATAGAAGTTAATGGAAAAATCAGGGAGAAATTCGTCCTTAATGCCTCTTATTCATACGCATCTGCTAAAGGGACAAACCCTGGCCAGGTAGAAACTGGCTCATGGAGTCAGGAGGAGGGGAGTACCTATTATGTCGGTCTTTTTGGAAATCACATTTTTGTCCCTGATCTACCTGAATTGCGAGAATTGAAGAAGCTGTTTGACTGGGGATTAGGGGGTTTAGGAGGGAGAGAAATCGGCGATGAAGGTTGGTATGGGAAACTTCCTTACAGTGTGGATCATAATGTTAAAATGAACATTGTATATTTCGCACCGTTTGAGATTGCTTTTTCTACAGCTTTAGAATGGATTTCAGGCTATCATTGGGAAAAATTAGGTCTGGTTCCTTTTTTTGGCTATTATGCATTTCCAGAAGGACGGGGCTCCAGAGAAACTCCTTCCCATCTTTATGTGGATGTTGGAGTTGAAAAAAGGCTTTTACTATCCGATTTTTTTAAAATTTTTCCAGAGAATTTGATCTTTGATGTACGATTGGATGTTTTCAACCTGCTTAATAGTCAAAAACCAATATCATTTGTGAAAGAGGATACAATTGTTTTTGGACATGTCTGGGCCAGACAAGAACCCCGCCAAGCCCGCATAGCTATTAAATTTAAGTGGTAA
- a CDS encoding outer membrane protein transport protein: MKIKANRRLRFLIILIFSIFSASVFGNGLNLNSLGSKALSMGGAFVGLANDFSAVYWNPAGIAQFDSKYSGFYLTDVIPSGNYKYSISEMTLVDTNFTKHYFSGLAAYYYPLADKLMGGIGIYAPSNLGSEWTGADLKALTKGKTVDWMSRIGLISISPVVAYKISERLFIGATLNINYGAMELKTVAGGEQYSEESSGWGIGTTLGILAKPNDMISLGLTFKTASKLSFEGEAVMLALPVHLGVSPKSDFERDITWPMWLGGGIAIKPFHNFTLTADIQWTQWSIEDIVITDYKAMTWNIIFRLTPEKEEEMKFLWVDRTQIRFGSEYLINGKIALRGGYYYDPTPVPDETMNILLPSFTFNGITFGLGYKKDRFQLDFGLEYLMGKERKDIKPTEENMPGTYGMNIVIPTISISFKF; the protein is encoded by the coding sequence ATGAAAATAAAAGCAAATAGAAGATTGAGATTTTTAATAATTTTAATATTTTCTATTTTTTCAGCTTCGGTTTTCGGAAATGGGTTAAATTTAAATAGTTTAGGCTCAAAAGCATTAAGTATGGGTGGAGCTTTTGTTGGATTGGCTAATGATTTTAGTGCTGTGTACTGGAATCCCGCTGGAATTGCTCAATTTGATAGCAAATATTCCGGATTTTATTTAACAGATGTTATACCTTCTGGTAACTATAAATATTCCATTTCAGAAATGACTTTAGTCGATACAAATTTCACAAAGCATTACTTTTCAGGTTTAGCTGCTTATTATTACCCATTGGCTGATAAATTGATGGGAGGGATTGGGATATATGCCCCCTCAAATTTAGGTTCAGAATGGACTGGAGCTGATCTGAAAGCCTTAACAAAAGGAAAAACTGTTGATTGGATGAGTAGAATTGGTTTGATATCAATTTCTCCTGTGGTAGCTTACAAAATCAGTGAGAGACTGTTTATTGGTGCGACTTTAAATATAAATTATGGAGCGATGGAATTAAAAACAGTTGCCGGTGGTGAACAATACTCTGAAGAATCAAGTGGATGGGGTATTGGAACAACTCTTGGGATTTTAGCAAAACCCAATGATATGATAAGTTTGGGACTTACATTCAAAACAGCCAGTAAGTTAAGTTTTGAAGGTGAAGCAGTAATGTTGGCCCTTCCAGTACATTTAGGGGTTTCTCCTAAATCGGACTTTGAACGCGATATTACATGGCCAATGTGGCTCGGAGGAGGGATAGCTATTAAACCTTTCCATAATTTTACTTTAACCGCTGATATCCAGTGGACTCAATGGAGTATAGAAGACATAGTAATCACAGATTATAAAGCTATGACATGGAATATTATATTTAGGTTAACTCCAGAAAAAGAAGAGGAGATGAAATTCTTATGGGTAGATAGGACTCAAATTCGTTTTGGTTCTGAGTATCTTATAAATGGGAAAATTGCTTTGAGAGGTGGATATTACTATGATCCCACCCCTGTCCCTGATGAGACTATGAATATTTTACTTCCAAGCTTTACTTTTAACGGAATTACATTCGGATTAGGATACAAAAAAGATAGATTCCAGTTGGATTTTGGGCTTGAATATCTAATGGGCAAAGAAAGGAAGGATATAAAGCCAACAGAAGAAAATATGCCCGGTACTTATGGAATGAATATTGTAATTCCTACTATCTCGATAAGCTTTAAATTTTAA
- a CDS encoding MGMT family protein has translation MGNALGKNPIAIIIPCHRVVAKDGSIGGFSGGLWRKKKLLKLEGILK, from the coding sequence GTGGGAAATGCACTGGGTAAAAATCCAATAGCTATAATCATTCCCTGTCATAGAGTAGTTGCAAAGGATGGATCTATTGGAGGATTCTCCGGAGGATTGTGGAGAAAAAAGAAACTCCTTAAACTCGAAGGAATTTTAAAATGA
- a CDS encoding 6-bladed beta-propeller, with translation MKQKKLFLFATIAIFSSFLSSYEEKVINIVGKISMFKAYKNCLYFLNSSEGNIWRFDQELKLLNKIGEKGEGPGEVSNLSNFNFLEDKIYTFSRNRLLIFGLDGTLLNEVKIPPTNNFYLLLKNGNFIEKTRDFSYEKGKTIIQKIRFLDKDFNQIIEILDERLEVTPGYQFEAIEPFISVKYSDKTDLVYISNPVRDFLIMIFDENGKQIGKVFKHCERIKVRKEYKEKFAETLIHDPHITSKQMADAFLKQLHFPKYFPPFHSFFLDDEGNVYIRTYKKKNNKTIFEKYSPKGIFLREYLLEDKYINIVDSHLFISFSAGNYYYLYEDENGDYISYREKLYKHFPTRIQR, from the coding sequence ATGAAACAGAAAAAATTATTTCTTTTCGCAACAATAGCTATTTTTTCTTCATTCCTTTCTTCCTATGAAGAAAAAGTTATAAATATCGTTGGGAAAATCTCAATGTTTAAAGCATATAAAAATTGTCTTTACTTTCTAAATTCAAGCGAAGGAAACATTTGGAGATTTGACCAAGAGCTGAAACTTTTAAATAAAATTGGAGAAAAGGGCGAAGGTCCTGGTGAAGTATCTAATCTTTCCAACTTCAATTTTTTAGAAGACAAGATTTACACTTTTTCCCGCAATAGACTTTTAATTTTTGGTTTGGATGGGACTTTATTGAACGAAGTAAAAATTCCACCTACTAACAATTTCTATCTCCTTTTAAAAAACGGCAACTTTATAGAAAAAACTAGAGATTTTTCATATGAAAAAGGAAAAACCATAATCCAAAAAATAAGATTCCTTGATAAAGATTTCAATCAAATAATTGAGATTTTAGATGAGCGTTTAGAAGTCACACCAGGCTACCAATTTGAAGCAATAGAACCATTTATCAGTGTTAAATATTCGGATAAGACCGATCTTGTATACATTTCGAATCCTGTAAGAGATTTTCTAATTATGATTTTCGATGAAAATGGAAAACAGATCGGTAAAGTATTCAAGCATTGTGAAAGAATAAAAGTAAGAAAAGAATACAAAGAAAAATTCGCTGAAACCCTTATTCATGATCCTCACATAACAAGCAAACAAATGGCTGATGCGTTTTTAAAACAACTGCACTTTCCAAAATATTTTCCACCGTTCCATAGCTTCTTTCTGGACGATGAAGGCAATGTTTATATAAGAACTTATAAGAAAAAAAATAATAAAACAATATTTGAAAAATATTCCCCAAAGGGAATCTTCTTAAGAGAATACCTTTTGGAGGATAAATACATTAATATTGTAGATTCCCACCTTTTTATTTCCTTCTCAGCAGGTAATTATTATTATTTATATGAAGATGAAAATGGCGATTATATTTCATACCGGGAAAAACTGTATAAGCATTTCCCAACTCGGATTCAAAGATAA
- a CDS encoding radical SAM protein produces the protein MTNENRGLKYKFSDLPEMRGILNHVYIRLTNACNSRCIHCSVDAGQRLKEELKKEEIFDLVDQIYRMMVPRVTFTGGEPTLVNYLPELIKYASNKPMKTHLMTNGYKIDESYAELLVKNNLVHINISLDGAGEKTHDTFRGLKGSFKKAIKAIRIFKDLNIYVETTTVIHEGNRNEVIDIINLGKSLKVDNMKFLPITPFKRGKYCNFEDSLTYYINNLRNFLFAYDNIYNKLIKKDLSKKLQKEDLFRCNAGTGIIAISPQGDVFPCNNLENIVLGNIRAKRLIEIYNESSNVNDVFNALSIRNSECESCKILDYCHGGCAMLAYSYHGDYKKCDITRKPYVLELMKDYNKGEL, from the coding sequence ATGACAAATGAAAATAGAGGTCTTAAATATAAATTTTCCGATTTACCTGAAATGAGAGGTATTCTAAACCATGTTTATATAAGATTGACAAATGCTTGTAACTCGAGGTGTATTCACTGTTCAGTAGATGCAGGGCAAAGATTAAAAGAAGAATTGAAGAAAGAAGAGATATTTGATCTTGTCGATCAGATATATAGGATGATGGTACCAAGGGTAACTTTTACTGGTGGAGAGCCTACCTTGGTTAATTATTTACCTGAACTGATAAAATATGCAAGTAATAAACCTATGAAAACGCATTTAATGACAAATGGCTACAAAATCGATGAATCATATGCTGAACTATTAGTAAAAAATAATTTAGTGCATATTAATATAAGCTTAGATGGAGCAGGTGAGAAAACCCACGATACTTTTCGAGGTCTAAAAGGTTCGTTTAAAAAAGCAATTAAAGCAATTAGAATATTTAAGGATTTAAATATTTATGTTGAGACAACAACTGTAATTCATGAGGGGAATCGTAATGAAGTCATAGATATTATAAATCTCGGGAAATCTCTGAAAGTAGATAATATGAAATTTCTTCCAATTACGCCCTTTAAAAGAGGGAAATATTGTAATTTTGAAGATTCTTTAACTTATTATATAAACAACTTGAGGAATTTTTTATTTGCATATGATAATATTTATAATAAGCTTATTAAAAAAGACTTGAGTAAAAAACTGCAGAAAGAAGATCTCTTTCGCTGTAACGCTGGCACTGGAATTATTGCAATATCACCCCAAGGGGATGTTTTCCCTTGCAACAATCTTGAAAATATTGTATTAGGAAATATTAGGGCCAAAAGATTAATTGAAATTTACAACGAATCGAGTAATGTTAATGATGTATTTAATGCACTTTCAATCCGAAATTCTGAATGCGAAAGCTGTAAAATTCTTGATTATTGTCATGGTGGATGTGCAATGCTTGCATATAGCTACCACGGAGATTACAAAAAATGTGATATAACAAGAAAGCCATACGTTCTTGAATTAATGAAAGATTACAATAAAGGTGAATTATGA
- a CDS encoding 6-bladed beta-propeller — protein MLGKDEKDENYMFAEINDVKVGKSENIFVLDRKNCRVQVYDKNGKFLKGIGRKGQGPGEFFVPSFISLDKNERLFVVDYRKVHIFDEKGEFIKTFKIDFRAYNICVIEDKILLLGYKNDKIFHYFDFNGNYLESFGNISMFTPESQPIKYKEYYELMVPMGFIVLKDNIYVVNQFEYKIVIFKDKKLVDKIERSSSYFPKRKIVERTYERGVSLGVEPWLFCFISGHKNRIYISLLTSNGNVIDIFKDKEYIGSIKTNESILGVDEKGRLYLADNTDIPILKRCKLTIK, from the coding sequence GTGTTAGGAAAAGATGAAAAGGATGAAAATTATATGTTTGCTGAAATAAATGATGTTAAAGTTGGAAAGAGCGAAAATATTTTTGTACTTGACAGGAAAAACTGCAGAGTTCAAGTTTATGATAAAAATGGAAAATTCCTTAAAGGCATAGGAAGGAAAGGTCAGGGACCAGGTGAATTTTTTGTACCCTCATTTATATCTCTTGATAAAAATGAAAGGCTATTTGTAGTTGATTATAGAAAAGTTCACATTTTTGATGAAAAAGGAGAGTTTATAAAAACATTTAAGATTGATTTCCGAGCCTATAATATCTGCGTAATAGAAGACAAGATCTTACTGTTGGGCTATAAAAACGACAAAATATTTCATTATTTTGATTTCAATGGAAATTATTTAGAATCATTCGGGAATATTTCAATGTTTACTCCAGAATCTCAACCAATTAAATACAAGGAATATTATGAGTTAATGGTGCCCATGGGGTTTATTGTTCTCAAAGATAATATTTATGTAGTAAATCAATTCGAGTACAAGATAGTCATATTTAAAGATAAAAAGCTCGTTGATAAAATAGAGAGATCTTCCTCGTATTTTCCTAAAAGAAAAATAGTAGAAAGAACCTATGAAAGAGGGGTTAGTTTAGGGGTAGAGCCTTGGTTGTTTTGTTTTATTTCAGGTCATAAGAATAGGATTTATATATCATTACTTACATCTAATGGAAATGTGATAGATATATTCAAAGACAAAGAGTACATAGGATCAATAAAAACCAATGAGTCTATTTTAGGGGTTGATGAAAAAGGGAGGTTATATCTGGCTGATAATACAGATATACCAATATTAAAAAGATGTAAACTTACAATAAAATAG
- a CDS encoding sigma 54-interacting transcriptional regulator, producing MEYADEGTVFFDGIGNLSLDLQSKLLQAVEERCFTRVGENEERRTDCRLSVGREKGKYVKVIRDFG from the coding sequence ATTGAATATGCAGATGAAGGAACAGTATTTTTTGATGGGATAGGAAACCTCTCTTTAGATCTTCAGTCAAAACTTCTTCAAGCTGTAGAGGAAAGATGCTTCACAAGAGTCGGTGAGAATGAAGAAAGGAGGACTGATTGCCGATTGTCAGTTGGAAGAGAAAAAGGCAAATATGTAAAAGTTATAAGAGATTTTGGTTAA